A genomic stretch from Petrimonas mucosa includes:
- a CDS encoding RagB/SusD family nutrient uptake outer membrane protein produces the protein MRTIDLKYYRFFLLLPLFIGCSDFTDITPKGQSILNKVEELELLLNDEYTQLQSWEAMYLVNDNIPAQNILDLITRHENGMPTVESVLLTWDETVDRTTITQDPQQNLYGAFYGVIGRIANPIIANVDQATGSKTKAAQIKAEAYVLRAFFHYLAVNFYARAYNPATAAGDGGVPYMLEDFPINGLAEKRTVQEVYQFILEDLESALELDALPENPAGMRVGKAFAYAVKAKVLMAMRDYAGADQAAIASLAINDRLLDHRDDRLAIPMPPFDIPFFERPRFNEEELFYQVSSFTMRYIFSPDLLASFDPNDLMLKYGELENNVATYLTGGVLLNQGGNMTSLAGVQAWFHYVMAGDFKIHYSINSLTTADMYLTRAECLLRGEDANIPAAMEILEKLRERRIDPAGYTPLNVSTKTEAIAALKQVARCENFATSKNFIDMKRWNATEPEWQTTLTKTLTLAPQGFMPRGGNPMIGWDPIPPVTTKSYILRPDSPLWIFPFPQAATNYNPNLTQNYD, from the coding sequence ATGAGAACAATCGATCTGAAATATTACAGATTCTTTCTGCTGCTCCCGCTGTTTATCGGCTGCAGTGATTTCACCGACATCACGCCCAAGGGTCAAAGCATCCTCAACAAGGTGGAGGAGCTGGAACTCCTCCTGAACGACGAGTATACCCAACTGCAGAGCTGGGAGGCCATGTATCTGGTCAATGACAACATCCCGGCTCAAAACATACTCGACCTGATCACCCGACACGAAAATGGCATGCCGACAGTTGAATCGGTGCTGCTGACCTGGGATGAGACGGTCGACCGCACCACCATCACACAAGATCCCCAACAAAATCTCTATGGAGCCTTTTACGGGGTTATTGGCCGGATAGCCAATCCCATCATCGCCAATGTGGATCAAGCCACGGGCAGCAAGACAAAAGCTGCGCAGATCAAAGCCGAAGCCTATGTCTTGAGGGCCTTTTTCCACTACCTGGCCGTCAACTTCTACGCAAGGGCTTATAACCCGGCCACGGCTGCCGGCGACGGAGGGGTTCCCTATATGCTTGAAGATTTCCCTATTAACGGACTTGCCGAAAAGCGAACCGTCCAGGAGGTCTATCAGTTTATCCTCGAAGATCTGGAGAGCGCCCTTGAACTGGACGCACTGCCCGAAAACCCGGCAGGGATGCGTGTGGGAAAAGCTTTTGCCTATGCAGTAAAAGCAAAGGTGCTGATGGCCATGCGCGACTATGCCGGTGCCGACCAGGCCGCCATCGCCTCCCTGGCAATCAACGACAGATTGCTGGATCATCGAGACGATAGGCTGGCCATCCCGATGCCTCCGTTCGACATACCCTTCTTCGAAAGGCCCAGATTCAACGAAGAGGAGCTCTTCTACCAGGTCTCCTCCTTCACCATGCGCTACATCTTCTCACCCGACCTCCTGGCAAGTTTCGATCCAAACGACCTCATGCTGAAGTATGGCGAACTGGAGAACAATGTGGCCACCTACCTGACAGGAGGCGTGCTGTTGAACCAGGGGGGCAACATGACATCGCTCGCCGGCGTTCAGGCCTGGTTCCATTATGTAATGGCGGGCGACTTCAAAATACACTACAGCATCAACAGTCTGACTACGGCAGATATGTATCTGACCCGCGCTGAATGCCTGCTACGGGGAGAGGATGCCAACATTCCCGCAGCGATGGAGATCCTGGAAAAATTGCGTGAACGGCGTATCGACCCGGCTGGTTATACTCCACTGAACGTCAGCACAAAGACAGAAGCCATCGCGGCATTGAAACAGGTAGCCCGCTGCGAAAACTTTGCCACCTCAAAAAATTTCATCGACATGAAACGGTGGAACGCCACCGAACCGGAGTGGCAAACCACATTGACGAAAACGTTGACACTGGCCCCACAAGGTTTTATGCCCAGGGGAGGAAATCCGATGATCGGGTGGGATCCCATTCCGCCGGTTACTACCAAGAGCTATATATTGCGTCCCGACTCGCCGCTCTGGATATTCCCATTCCCGCAGGCAGCCACCAATTACAATCCAAATCTCACACAAAATTATGACTAA
- a CDS encoding TlpA disulfide reductase family protein, translating into MNKTTTLFLAALLMTGCADKQEQSFTLKGNIGNWNDPATLYLSYWNEGSEYLDTIRLQDGKFAFTGAISEPAPARLILDYAGEGMGRAAQAGHILYLYLENGTVKLKSPDSLHNSQFINSPINDEYLAYLDYVGGQIQDLAARMNQKVMRATPEQLNDTAFMGQLNREYRQMLEERALKQQQYVREHPDSYFSIVALSESVSSDFEVEEIEPLFLSIDEEHRSTFPGKAFAQRIEAAKMIGIGKRAPDFTQNDPEGNPVSLSDFQGKYLLLDFWASWCGPCRQENPNLVKAYAAYREKGFEILGVSLDNKDGRDAWLNAIKKDGLTWTQVSDLNSWNNEVALLYGVRAVPQSYLIDPEGIIIAENLRGEALEEKLAEIFGGK; encoded by the coding sequence ATGAACAAAACAACAACTCTATTCCTTGCCGCGCTTTTAATGACAGGCTGTGCCGATAAGCAGGAACAGTCGTTTACCCTCAAAGGGAATATTGGCAATTGGAACGATCCCGCAACACTCTACCTGAGCTATTGGAATGAGGGGAGCGAATATCTGGATACGATCCGCCTGCAGGATGGCAAGTTTGCCTTTACCGGGGCAATTTCAGAACCTGCCCCCGCACGGCTGATACTTGACTATGCCGGTGAGGGCATGGGGAGAGCCGCACAGGCGGGACATATCCTCTATCTCTATCTGGAGAACGGTACAGTGAAACTGAAATCGCCCGACTCCCTGCATAACAGCCAGTTCATCAACTCACCCATCAACGATGAATACCTGGCATATCTTGACTACGTGGGAGGGCAGATTCAGGATCTGGCTGCCCGGATGAACCAAAAGGTGATGCGTGCAACGCCCGAACAGTTGAACGACACCGCCTTTATGGGGCAGTTGAACCGGGAATACCGGCAAATGCTGGAGGAGCGTGCGCTGAAACAGCAGCAGTATGTACGGGAACACCCCGACTCCTACTTCAGTATAGTTGCCCTATCCGAGTCGGTTTCATCCGATTTTGAGGTGGAGGAGATTGAACCGCTCTTTTTGTCGATCGATGAGGAGCATCGCTCTACATTTCCGGGAAAGGCATTTGCTCAACGGATCGAGGCAGCCAAAATGATCGGTATCGGGAAGAGAGCGCCCGACTTTACTCAGAACGACCCAGAGGGTAATCCCGTAAGCCTCTCCGATTTCCAGGGGAAATATCTGCTGCTCGACTTCTGGGCTTCGTGGTGCGGACCCTGCAGGCAGGAGAATCCCAATCTGGTAAAAGCGTATGCCGCTTACAGGGAGAAAGGATTCGAGATCCTGGGTGTGTCGCTCGACAATAAAGATGGAAGGGATGCATGGCTGAACGCTATCAAGAAGGATGGGCTCACCTGGACACAGGTTTCCGACCTCAATTCATGGAACAACGAGGTAGCCCTTCTCTATGGCGTAAGGGCTGTACCGCAGAGTTACCTGATCGACCCTGAAGGGATCATCATTGCCGAGAACCTGAGGGGTGAAGCCCTGGAGGAAAAGTTGGCAGAAATCTTCGGCGGAAAATAG
- a CDS encoding nuclear transport factor 2 family protein, which translates to MTKKEIAQNFLKLASGGNPRKAFELYVAEEFKHHNPYYKGDRETLMLGMEESHMESPNKVFEMLRALEDGNLVAVHSRVQQQGKDGWKGAVVHIFRFSNNKIVELWDIGQAVPDEIINENGLF; encoded by the coding sequence ATGACAAAAAAGGAGATCGCACAGAATTTTTTAAAACTTGCTAGTGGCGGGAACCCCCGAAAGGCGTTTGAATTATATGTAGCGGAGGAGTTCAAGCATCATAACCCTTACTACAAGGGCGACAGGGAAACGTTGATGCTGGGAATGGAAGAGTCGCACATGGAAAGCCCTAACAAGGTTTTCGAAATGCTTCGGGCGCTGGAGGATGGTAATCTGGTGGCTGTCCACTCCCGGGTGCAGCAGCAAGGAAAAGATGGCTGGAAAGGAGCAGTGGTGCATATTTTCCGCTTTTCCAACAACAAGATTGTTGAACTTTGGGATATCGGACAGGCCGTTCCCGATGAGATAATCAACGAGAACGGCCTGTTTTGA